The Populus alba chromosome 4, ASM523922v2, whole genome shotgun sequence genome contains a region encoding:
- the LOC118056016 gene encoding uncharacterized protein isoform X2, with the protein MITTTTLDGLITGPISSSLLTCLLALMFLITSSANSTNATSSDPDLVVEVMSTNGSSQSTNSSASSSSSSPPSDGQPQIRNTGSTARASGPSATAGQNPTSVHLYRQTIQFSVNAWVFVVAVLAIIPLAPKNLSSRAYRLSFMGTACSSLYSLYTLYGRPRAWNLQGIQVYFQSIIATKDFIYFIYCLTFVTSHLCLKVALIPILCRSLEHVAKFLRCNFSSSTLYRKYLEDPCVWVESNTTTLSILSSHTEIGLGFLLIVSLFSWQRNIIQTFMYWQLLKLMYHAPVTAGYHQSVWAQIGRTINPLVHRHCPFLNTPLSAVQRWWLR; encoded by the exons ATGATTACGACAACGACCCTAGATGGGCTGATTACTGGTCCAATATCCTCATCCCTCCTCACTTGTCTTCTCGCTCTGATGTTCTTGATCACTTCAAGCGCAAATTCTACCAACGCTACATCGTCC GACCCTGATCTAGTGGTGGAGGTGATGTCTACTAATGGTTCGTCTCAGTCAACAAACTCATCTGCatcatcctcttcatcatcaCCCCCTTCAGATGGCCAACCTCAAATACGCAATACAG GGTCAACTGCTAGAGCCTCTGGACCATCAGCAACTGCAGGCCAAAATCCAACCTCTGTCCACTTGTATCGACAAACCATACAATTTTCTGTCAATGCTTGG GTTTTTGTTGTGGCTGTGCTTGCAATCATTCCCCTTGCACCTAAAAATCTTTCAAGTAGGGCATATCGGCTGTCGTTTATGGGCACTGCATGCTCGTCTCTGTATTCCTTGTACACATTATATGGG AGACCCAGAGCATGGAACTTGCAGGGTATTCAAGTTTACTTTCAGTCAATAATTGCAACCAAAGATTTTATCTACTTCATCTACTGCCTTACATTTGTCACTTCACATCTTTGCCTCAAAG TTGCTTTAATTCCCATTTTGTGCCGATCACTGGAGCATGTTGCCAAATTCTTGAGGTGTAATTTCAGCAGTTCCACCTTGTACAG GAAGTACCTTGAAGACCCTTGTGTATGGGTGGAGTCCAACACAACTACCCTCAGCATTCTGTCCTCTCATACTGAAATTGGGCTTGGCTTCCTGTTAATTGTCTCCTTGTTCTC GTGGCAACGCAACATAATACAAACATTCATGTACTGGCAG CTATTGAAGCTCATGTATCATGCCCCTGTGACTGCTGGTTACCATCAGAGCGTGTGGGCTCAGATCGGAAGGACCATCAATCCTCTTGTCCACCGCCACTGCCCGTTCTTGAACACTCCACTTTCTGCTGTTCAAAGATGGTGGCTTAGGTAA
- the LOC118056016 gene encoding uncharacterized protein isoform X1, producing the protein MGQETEDSQKLKRIAAAAYDYDNDPRWADYWSNILIPPHLSSRSDVLDHFKRKFYQRYIDPDLVVEVMSTNGSSQSTNSSASSSSSSPPSDGQPQIRNTGSTARASGPSATAGQNPTSVHLYRQTIQFSVNAWVFVVAVLAIIPLAPKNLSSRAYRLSFMGTACSSLYSLYTLYGRPRAWNLQGIQVYFQSIIATKDFIYFIYCLTFVTSHLCLKVALIPILCRSLEHVAKFLRCNFSSSTLYRKYLEDPCVWVESNTTTLSILSSHTEIGLGFLLIVSLFSWQRNIIQTFMYWQLLKLMYHAPVTAGYHQSVWAQIGRTINPLVHRHCPFLNTPLSAVQRWWLR; encoded by the exons ATGGGACAAGAAACAGAGGATTCACAGAAGCTTAAGAGAATAGCGGCTGCTGCTTATGATTACGACAACGACCCTAGATGGGCTGATTACTGGTCCAATATCCTCATCCCTCCTCACTTGTCTTCTCGCTCTGATGTTCTTGATCACTTCAAGCGCAAATTCTACCAACGCTACATC GACCCTGATCTAGTGGTGGAGGTGATGTCTACTAATGGTTCGTCTCAGTCAACAAACTCATCTGCatcatcctcttcatcatcaCCCCCTTCAGATGGCCAACCTCAAATACGCAATACAG GGTCAACTGCTAGAGCCTCTGGACCATCAGCAACTGCAGGCCAAAATCCAACCTCTGTCCACTTGTATCGACAAACCATACAATTTTCTGTCAATGCTTGG GTTTTTGTTGTGGCTGTGCTTGCAATCATTCCCCTTGCACCTAAAAATCTTTCAAGTAGGGCATATCGGCTGTCGTTTATGGGCACTGCATGCTCGTCTCTGTATTCCTTGTACACATTATATGGG AGACCCAGAGCATGGAACTTGCAGGGTATTCAAGTTTACTTTCAGTCAATAATTGCAACCAAAGATTTTATCTACTTCATCTACTGCCTTACATTTGTCACTTCACATCTTTGCCTCAAAG TTGCTTTAATTCCCATTTTGTGCCGATCACTGGAGCATGTTGCCAAATTCTTGAGGTGTAATTTCAGCAGTTCCACCTTGTACAG GAAGTACCTTGAAGACCCTTGTGTATGGGTGGAGTCCAACACAACTACCCTCAGCATTCTGTCCTCTCATACTGAAATTGGGCTTGGCTTCCTGTTAATTGTCTCCTTGTTCTC GTGGCAACGCAACATAATACAAACATTCATGTACTGGCAG CTATTGAAGCTCATGTATCATGCCCCTGTGACTGCTGGTTACCATCAGAGCGTGTGGGCTCAGATCGGAAGGACCATCAATCCTCTTGTCCACCGCCACTGCCCGTTCTTGAACACTCCACTTTCTGCTGTTCAAAGATGGTGGCTTAGGTAA
- the LOC118056062 gene encoding cinnamoyl-CoA reductase-like SNL6 isoform X1, which yields MPCTRKISREREGGREGGRRMEEMLLSKPSLVPAFCWEEGKPCSGKKIISSLKAGENNLVCVTDGNSFLGSHIVKELLSRGHLVRVTVHNQAVDFEDLKGLIKEEDMNKLESVVVAKMKDLDSLCDAFSGCHAVFHTSSFIDPHGISGYSEQMAFLETEGARNVIEACGRAAYRRRCIFTSSLLASIWTSSNVDSVIDESCWSSEEFCRENKLWHALGKMRAEKIAWRKSKEMKVKLVTVCPGLLIDSSSPHDHKETSFPYLKGGSIMLRQGLLALADVGKVAEAHVRVYEAMDNGAYGRYLCFERVVQRLDEAIQLENELKIQGLLSAGTSRIISEEIQSNLSNSKLNRLLFAAPHMSCNQ from the exons ATGCCATGCACACGGAAGatatctagagagagagagggagggagggagggagggagaaggATGGAAGAAATGTTGTTGTCAAAACCTTCACTGGTGCCGGCCTTCTGCTGGGAGGAAGGAAAGCCTTGTTCTGGGAAAAAAATCATCTCTAGCTTGAAAGCAGGAGAGAATAACCTGGTTTGTGTGACAGATGGGAATTCATTCTTGGGTTCTCATATAGTCAAAGAGCTCCTTTCTCGTGGCCACCTTGTTCGAGTCACCGTTCATAACCAAG caGTGGATTTTGAGGACTTGAAAGGGCTGATCAAAGAAGAAGACATGAATAAACTAGAGAGTGTTGTTGTGGCAAAGATGAAAGACCTGGACAGTCTTTGTGATGCTTTTAGTGGTTGTCATGCAGTTTTCCACACCTCCTCCTTCATCGATCCacatgggatctcaggttactCA GAACAAATGGCATTTCTTGAAACTGAGGGTGCAAGGAATGTTATTGAAGCATGTGGTAGGGCAGCATACAGAAGAAGATGTATCTtcacttcttctcttcttgcttcCATTTGGACTTCTTCCAATGTAGACAGCGTTATTGATGAGAGTTGTTGGAGCAGTGAGGAATTTTGCAGAGAAAACAAG CTTTGGCATGCATTAGGTAAGATGAGAGCGGAAAAGATTGCTTGGAGGAAGtcaaaagaaatgaaagtgAAACTTGTAACTGTTTGCCCTGGCCTTCTCATAGATTCATCGTCCCCCCATGATCACAAAGAAACCTCTTTTCCATATCTTAAAG GTGGTTCAATCATGCTACGACAAGGTCTGCTAGCTTTAGCAGATGTAGGGAAGGTGGCAGAAGCACATGTCCGTGTTTATGAAGCCATGGATAATGGAGCTTACGGACGATATCTTTGCTTTGAAAGAGTGGTACAAAGGTTGGATGAAGCCATTCAACTTGAAAATGAGTTGAAGATTCAAGGTCTATTGTCAGCAGGAACAAGTAGAATCATATCAGAAGAAATACAAAGCAATCTTAGCAATTCAAAGCTTAACAGATTGTTATTTGCAGCCCCTCACATGTCTTGTAATCAATGA
- the LOC118056062 gene encoding cinnamoyl-CoA reductase-like SNL6 isoform X2, with product MPCTRKISREREGGREGGRRMEEMLLSKPSLVPAFCWEEGKPCSGKKIISSLKAGENNLVCVTDGNSFLGSHIVKELLSRGHLVRVTVHNQVDFEDLKGLIKEEDMNKLESVVVAKMKDLDSLCDAFSGCHAVFHTSSFIDPHGISGYSEQMAFLETEGARNVIEACGRAAYRRRCIFTSSLLASIWTSSNVDSVIDESCWSSEEFCRENKLWHALGKMRAEKIAWRKSKEMKVKLVTVCPGLLIDSSSPHDHKETSFPYLKGGSIMLRQGLLALADVGKVAEAHVRVYEAMDNGAYGRYLCFERVVQRLDEAIQLENELKIQGLLSAGTSRIISEEIQSNLSNSKLNRLLFAAPHMSCNQ from the exons ATGCCATGCACACGGAAGatatctagagagagagagggagggagggagggagggagaaggATGGAAGAAATGTTGTTGTCAAAACCTTCACTGGTGCCGGCCTTCTGCTGGGAGGAAGGAAAGCCTTGTTCTGGGAAAAAAATCATCTCTAGCTTGAAAGCAGGAGAGAATAACCTGGTTTGTGTGACAGATGGGAATTCATTCTTGGGTTCTCATATAGTCAAAGAGCTCCTTTCTCGTGGCCACCTTGTTCGAGTCACCGTTCATAACCAAG TGGATTTTGAGGACTTGAAAGGGCTGATCAAAGAAGAAGACATGAATAAACTAGAGAGTGTTGTTGTGGCAAAGATGAAAGACCTGGACAGTCTTTGTGATGCTTTTAGTGGTTGTCATGCAGTTTTCCACACCTCCTCCTTCATCGATCCacatgggatctcaggttactCA GAACAAATGGCATTTCTTGAAACTGAGGGTGCAAGGAATGTTATTGAAGCATGTGGTAGGGCAGCATACAGAAGAAGATGTATCTtcacttcttctcttcttgcttcCATTTGGACTTCTTCCAATGTAGACAGCGTTATTGATGAGAGTTGTTGGAGCAGTGAGGAATTTTGCAGAGAAAACAAG CTTTGGCATGCATTAGGTAAGATGAGAGCGGAAAAGATTGCTTGGAGGAAGtcaaaagaaatgaaagtgAAACTTGTAACTGTTTGCCCTGGCCTTCTCATAGATTCATCGTCCCCCCATGATCACAAAGAAACCTCTTTTCCATATCTTAAAG GTGGTTCAATCATGCTACGACAAGGTCTGCTAGCTTTAGCAGATGTAGGGAAGGTGGCAGAAGCACATGTCCGTGTTTATGAAGCCATGGATAATGGAGCTTACGGACGATATCTTTGCTTTGAAAGAGTGGTACAAAGGTTGGATGAAGCCATTCAACTTGAAAATGAGTTGAAGATTCAAGGTCTATTGTCAGCAGGAACAAGTAGAATCATATCAGAAGAAATACAAAGCAATCTTAGCAATTCAAAGCTTAACAGATTGTTATTTGCAGCCCCTCACATGTCTTGTAATCAATGA
- the LOC118055960 gene encoding proline-rich receptor-like protein kinase PERK8: MASLTPSPDSPPSLTPISTLTPSPPSTPDSTTNSPPPSISQPDQTTDPPLPSTPSNPATPPPQSPPPAPPAASPPAPPPPSPIISSTPPPSAPPPSPPASPPPAPPALTPPSPPAAPPPASTIAPTPPPPISTPPPPRASPTTPVTSPPPPQAVSPSPPPPANDPIPPATNPPPPSTVKPPESSPALPTVPPPPPSSQSDSPPPTKNSPPPPISTFQSPPPSIPSTSSTPPAPPVNSSVTGSPTTPFPAIPTEKPTARATNGTDVSTNTSSTGPGGLNNAGAVTIGIVVGFAVLSLLVVAVWFAQKRKRRRRENVGYTIPSPFASSQNSDSLFLKPYPPAPLVGSPSGSDFIYSPSEAGVVNNSRSWFTYEELVQATNGFSTQNLLGEGGFGCVYKGVLVDGRDVAVKQLKIGGSQGEREFRAEVEIISRVHHRHLVSLVGYCISEHQRLLVYDYLPNDTLYYHLHGEGRPYMNWATRVRVAAGAARGIAYLHEDCHPRIIHRDIKSSNILLDENFEARVSDFGLAKIALELDSNTHVSTRVMGTFGYMAPEYATSGKLTEKSDVYSYGVVLLELITGRKPVDASQPLGDESLVEWARPLLTDAIENEDFEALADSGLEKNYVPSEMFRMIEAAAACVRHSAAKRPRMSQVVRALDLLDESSDLSNGMKPGQSEIFDSRQHSAQIRMFQRLAFGSQEYNSSEFFDRTQSSWRSRDHGDSV; this comes from the exons ATGGCTTCCCTAACACCTTCACCAGACTCTCCCCCCTCTCTAACACCAATCTCCACTTTAACACCATCTCCACCATCAACACCAGATTCCACCACCAATTCACCCCCTCCCTCAATATCTCAGCCTGATCAGACCACTGACCCCCCATTACCTTCAACACCATCTAACCCTGCCACCCCACCTCCTCAATCcccaccaccagcaccacccGCTGCTTCCCCTCCagctccaccaccaccatcaccaataaTTTCCTCAACACCTCCACCATCCGCCCCACCACCATCACCCCCAGCATCTCCACCACCAGCCCCTCCAGCTTTAACCCCTCCATCACCACCTGCTGCGCCTCCCCCAGCTTCTACCATTGCACCAACCCCTCCACCACCGATAAGCACCCCCCCTCCTCCACGTGCCTCTCCAACGACTCCTGTAACCTCCCCTCCTCCCCCTCAAGCTGTCTCCCCTTCTCCACCTCCTCCTGCAAATGACCCTATACCCCCTGCCACCAATCCGCCTCCTCCTTCAACAGTAAAGCCGCCTGAAAGCTCCCCTGCACTTCCAACAgttcctcctccaccacctagTTCTCAATCTGATAGTCCTCCACCTACAAAaaattctcctcctcctccaataTCCACATTTCAATCGCCGCCTCCATCAATTCCCTCGACCTCATCAACACCTCCTGCTCCTCCAGTTAATTCATCAGTGACGGGAAGTCCTACCACACCCTTTCCTGCTATTCCAACAGAGAAACCAACTGCAAGAGCAACCAATGGAACTGATGTCTCCACAAATACGTCATCCACTGGTCCAGGGGGTTTAAACAATGCAGGTGCAGTCACAATAGGCATTGTGGTCGGGTTTGCAGTACTCAGTCTTCTAGTTGTGGCTGTATGGTTTGCACAAAAGCGAAAGAGAAGACGACGAGAAAATGTTGGTTACACTATCCCTTCGCCATTTGCCTCCTCACAAAATTCAg ATTCACTATTTCTAAAACCTTATCCTCCAGCTCCCCTGGTTGGCAGTCCTTCTGGCAGTGATTTCATATATTCACCATCAGAGGCAGGTGTGGTAAATAATTCAAGGTCATGGTTCACATATGAAGAACTAGTCCAAGCCACAAATGGGTTTTCAACTCAGAATCTTCTGGGTGAAGGTGGATTTGGATGTGTATACAAAGGTGTCCTTGTAGATGGAAGAGATGTTGCTGTCAAACAATTAAAGATTGGTGGTTCTCAGGGGGAGCGTGAATTCAGAGCAGAGGTTGAGATTATTAGTAGAGTTCATCATCGACATTTGGTTTCACTGGTGGGTTACTGTATATCTGAGCATCAAAGACTGCTTGTCTATGACTACCTTCCCAATGATACTCTTTATTACCATTTGCACG GTGAAGGCAGACCATATATGAATTGGGCAACAAGGGTCAGGGTTGCTGCTGGTGCTGCTCGCGGCATAGCTTATCTGCATGAAGATT GCCATCCACGCATTATTCACAGGGATATCAAGTCATCTAACATCCTTcttgatgaaaattttgaagCTCGG GTTTCAGATTTTGGGCTTGCTAAGATAGCACTGGAACTGGATTCAAATACTCATGTATCCACACGTGTGATGGGAACCTTTGG GTACATGGCTCCAGAGTATGCAACAAGTGGAAAGTTGACTGAAAAATCTGATGTTTATTCCTATGGTGTTGTGCTGTTGGAGCTAATTACAGGCCGTAAGCCTGTGGATGCCTCTCAGCCACTGGGTGATGAAAGCCTCGTTGAATGG GCTCGACCATTGCTTACCGATGCAATTGAAAATGAAGACTTTGAAGCATTGGCTGATTCGGGGCTGGAGAAGAACTATGTTCCAAGTGAAATGTTTCGGATGATTGAGGCAGCTGCAGCTTGTGTGCGTCATTCAGCTGCAAAAAGGCCGCGGATGAGTCAG GTGGTGAGAGCCTTGGACTTGTTAGACGAGTCATCGGATCTATCTAATGGAATGAAACCTGGTCAAAGTGAAATATTTGATTCAAGACAACACTCTGCGCAAATCAGAATGTTTCAGAGGTTGGCATTTGGTAGCCAAGAGTATAATAGTTCAGAATTTTTTGATCGTACGCAGAGCAGCTGGAGGAGTAGAGATCATGGGGATTCTGTTTAA
- the LOC118055959 gene encoding glucan endo-1,3-beta-D-glucosidase, with protein MLKKLKRRVLTSIRKSFRKPRKRMPYKPSSPSPSPSPPPPPQSPSPPQPPTMPQHSQHRPPNFPFLFPKAQSTVLPDPSLFLSPSLLSSPLPTNSFFQNFTLKNGDQPEYIHPYLIKSSLSSLSVSYPSQFHNSSFIYQVFVVDLTISATNKTDPNPGKSHVISSYSDLSVTLDMPSSNFRFFLVRGSPFLTCLITGNTEITISTIHAILSFSSSNSLTKYTVKLNNNQTWLIYSSSPINLSHDLSSITSEGFSGIIRIAVLPDSDPKYEAILDRFSSCYPISGDASFTKPFCLEYRWEKKGWGDLLMLAHPLHLRLLSSKDSDVTVLDDFKYNSIDGELVGVVGDSWVLKTDPVSVTWHSIKGIKEESYGEIVDALVKDVGGLESSAITTTSSYFYGKLIARAARLALIAEEVNFLDVIPTVRKFLKETIGPWLEGTFGGNGFLHDDKWGGIVTKQGLTDSGADFGFGIYNDHHYHLGYFLYGIAVLAKVDPAWGRKYRSQAYSLMADFMNLGRRSNSNYTRLRCFDLYKLHSWAGGLTEFADGRNQESTSEAVNAYYSAALMGLAYGDTHLVATGSMLAALEIHAAQTWWHVKEGDKLYTEDFTGENRLVGVLWASKRDSGLWFAPPEWKECRLGIQLLPLLPISEVLFSDVGFVRKLVNWTLPALGREGVGEGWKGFVYALEGIYDKEIALEKIKNLNDHDDGNTLTNLLWWIHSRGDEEEVGWEAGGKFSWFGYYCH; from the coding sequence ATGTTGAAAAAACTGAAGAGACGAGTCCTCACCTCGATACGCAAGTCCTTCAGAAAACCTCGCAAGCGAATGCCTTATAAACCTTCTTCTCCAAGTCCAAGTCcatctccacctccacctccacaaTCTCCCTCTCCTCCGCAACCTCCAACCATGCCTCAACATTCTCAGCACAGGCCACCAAATTTTCCATTTCTCTTCCCGAAAGCTCAATCCACAGTCCTTCCTGATCCATCTCTTTTCCTCTCcccttctctcctctcctctccattGCCCACcaattctttctttcaaaacttTACTCTTAAAAATGGTGATCAACCTGAATATATCCATCCATATCTCATAAAATCCTCTCTTTCTTCCCTTTCTGTTTCCTACCCATCTCAGTTTCACAACTCTTCTTTCATTTACCAGGTTTTTGTCGTTGATTTAACCATCTCTGCAACAAATAAAACTGACCCAAATCCAGGGAAAAGCCATGTTATCTCGTCTTATAGTGATCTTAGCGTCACTTTGGATATGCCCTCTTCGAATTTTCGGTTTTTTCTTGTTAGAGGAAGCCCTTTCTTGACTTGTTTGATCACTGGCAATACTGAAATTACCATTTCAACGATCCACGCCATTCTCTCATTCTCTTCAAGTAATTCGCTCACCAAGTACACTGTCAAGCTCAACAACAATCAAACATGGCTCATATATTCATCTTCTCCTATAAATTTGAGTCACGATCTTTCTTCTATCACTTCTGAAGGGTTTTCAGGGATTATAAGGATTGCTGTATTGCCGGATTCTGATCCTAAATATGAAGCAATTCTTGATAGGTTCAGTTCTTGCTATCCCATATCAGGTGATGCATCTTTCACAAAACCATTTTGTTTAGAGTATAGATGGGAAAAGAAAGGTTGGGGTGATTTGCTTATGCTTGCACATCCTTTGCATTTAAGGCTTTTATCTAGTAAGGATTCTGATGTTACTGTCTTAGATGATTTCAAGTATAATAGTATTGATGGTGAACTTGTTGGTGTTGTTGGAGATTCTTGGGTGTTGAAAACTGATCCTGTTTCAGTAACTTGGCACTCAATTAAGGGTATCAAAGAGGAATCTTATGGTGAAATTGTTGATGCACTTGTTAAGGATGTTGGGGGCTTAGAGTCATCAGCTATAACAACAACATCATCTTATTTTTATGGTAAACTGATTGCAAGAGCAGCAAGGTTGGCTTTGATAGCTGAGGAGGTGAATTTTCTTGATGTGATTCCAACTGTAAGAAAGTTCTTGAAGGAAACAATTGGTCCATGGTTGGAAGGGACTTTTGGTGGGAATGGTTTCTTACATGATGATAAATGGGGTGGGATTGTCACCAAACAAGGGCTAACAGATTCGGGTGCTGATTTTGGGTTTGGGATTTATAATGACCATCACTATCATTTGGGGTACTTTCTGTATGGCATTGCTGTTCTTGCAAAAGTTGATCCAGCATGGGGTAGGAAATACAGGTCACAAGCTTATTCACTTATGGCTGATTTTATGAACTTGGGAAGGCgatcaaattcaaattatacGCGCTTGAGGTGCTTTGATTTGTATAAATTGCACTCTTGGGCTGGAGGGCTGACTGAATTTGCTGATGGTCGGAACCAAGAGAGTACAAGTGAGGCAGTGAATGCATACTATTCAGCTGCTTTAATGGGTTTAGCATATGGAGACACTCATCTTGTTGCCACGGGATCAATGCTTGCTGCGTTGGAGATTCATGCAGCACAAACATGGTGGCATGTAAAAGAGGGCGATAAGCTGTACACAGAAGATTTCACTGGGGAGAACAGGTTGGTGGGTGTTTTGTGGGCTAGCAAGAGGGATAGCGGGCTCTGGTTTGCTCCTCCTGAGTGGAAAGAGTGTAGGCTCGGCATTCAGTTGCTACCCTTGTTGCCTATTAGCGAAGTTTTATTCTCTGATGTTGGATTTGTAAGGAAGCTAGTGAATTGGACATTACCAGCTTTGGGGAGAGAAGGAGTTGGAGAAGGATGGAAAGGATTTGTTTATGCCTTGGAAGGCATTTATGACAAAGAGATTGCTTTGGAGAAGATTAAGAACTTGAATGATCATGATGATGGCAACACACTTACTAATCTGTTATGGTGGATTCACAGCAGAGGTGATGAAGAGGAAGTGGGGTGGGAAGCAGGTGGGAAATTCAGCTGGTTTGGTTACTATTGTCACTGA